In Yersinia enterocolitica subsp. enterocolitica, one DNA window encodes the following:
- the cobD gene encoding threonine-phosphate decarboxylase CobD yields the protein MSEHGGNVLEMALKIGTNAENIIDFSANINPLGMPDSLKTAIVEQLARAEHYPDVEYRQLHSALARAHHCLPENIMAGNGATELIYAVVHYLQPRTALLLTPGFAEYRRALQRVGCQIDDYQMSDADGYQPDERLLAVLEQQRPDCLFLATPNNPTGLMPDANLLQAIVRCCHQYQIALIVDEAFIDFLPDAPGLIPQLTDFPHLYVLRSLTKFFAIPGLRLGYLLSGDLKGIEHMKQQREPWSINAFAALAGEIILDDQPYIQATHGWLAQQQHCLYQQLCAIPALQVWQGCANYLFLRCLRPEIALQPALLQHNILIRHCANYPGLTCDHYRVAIKSATDNQRLVTALQQVFSHG from the coding sequence ATGAGCGAACATGGCGGGAATGTGCTGGAAATGGCACTGAAAATCGGGACAAACGCAGAGAATATCATTGATTTCAGTGCCAATATTAATCCGTTGGGAATGCCAGACTCCCTAAAAACTGCCATTGTTGAACAGTTAGCGCGCGCGGAACATTACCCTGATGTTGAGTATCGCCAACTGCACAGTGCACTGGCCCGCGCTCACCATTGTTTGCCGGAAAATATCATGGCAGGCAATGGTGCAACCGAACTCATTTATGCCGTAGTGCATTATCTGCAACCTCGCACTGCCCTGCTGCTGACACCGGGTTTTGCTGAATACCGTCGCGCCCTGCAACGGGTCGGTTGCCAGATTGATGATTATCAGATGAGTGACGCTGATGGTTATCAGCCCGATGAGCGGCTGCTGGCGGTATTAGAACAGCAGCGCCCTGACTGCCTGTTTCTGGCGACCCCCAATAACCCGACCGGATTAATGCCAGATGCTAACCTGCTGCAAGCTATTGTACGCTGCTGCCATCAATACCAAATTGCGCTAATTGTTGATGAAGCCTTTATTGATTTCCTCCCTGATGCGCCGGGACTTATCCCACAATTAACTGATTTTCCGCACCTTTATGTATTGCGCTCACTGACCAAGTTTTTCGCGATTCCGGGGTTGCGGTTGGGGTACTTACTTAGCGGCGATTTGAAGGGCATCGAGCACATGAAGCAGCAGCGCGAACCCTGGAGCATCAATGCCTTCGCTGCGCTGGCAGGTGAGATTATTCTCGATGACCAGCCTTATATTCAGGCCACTCATGGATGGTTAGCACAGCAGCAGCACTGCCTATATCAGCAATTATGCGCCATTCCCGCATTGCAGGTGTGGCAAGGTTGCGCCAACTATCTTTTCCTGCGCTGTTTAAGGCCGGAAATAGCGCTACAACCGGCATTATTACAGCACAATATTCTGATTCGCCATTGCGCCAATTACCCCGGACTGACCTGCGACCACTATCGGGTGGCCATCAAAAGTGCAACGGACAATCAACGACTGGTCACCGCGTTACAACAGGTTTTTAGCCATGGCTGA
- the cobA gene encoding uroporphyrinogen-III C-methyltransferase produces the protein MKSGKVWLVGAGPGDAALITVKGLHAIRRAEALVYDRLVCAELLAEAPDGCEMINVGKTPNHHLVPQPQINEILVDCAQRGLNVVRLKGGDPYVFGRGGEEAEALALADIPFEVIPGISSAIGGLAYAGIPVTHRDYASGFHVVTGHLRQGNEPQDWATLAKLEGTLIILMGMTQLTTICQQLIAGGKAPTTPAAVVMYASHQQQQVASGTLTTLADQVAAQGLSAPALIVIGDVVRLRDILAFTPEMLSLNSTP, from the coding sequence ATGAAAAGTGGAAAAGTTTGGCTAGTCGGTGCGGGGCCGGGGGATGCAGCACTGATTACAGTAAAAGGCTTACATGCCATTCGTCGTGCTGAAGCGCTGGTCTATGACCGGTTAGTCTGTGCGGAATTATTAGCTGAAGCACCAGACGGTTGTGAAATGATTAATGTGGGCAAAACACCCAATCATCATTTGGTGCCACAACCGCAAATCAATGAAATTCTGGTGGATTGTGCTCAACGCGGCTTGAATGTAGTGCGGCTAAAAGGCGGCGACCCTTATGTCTTCGGCCGTGGCGGAGAAGAAGCCGAAGCACTGGCGCTGGCGGATATTCCGTTTGAAGTGATACCGGGGATCAGTTCCGCCATCGGTGGATTGGCCTATGCCGGTATCCCAGTGACCCATCGTGATTATGCCTCCGGTTTTCATGTGGTTACCGGCCATCTACGTCAGGGCAATGAGCCACAGGATTGGGCAACACTGGCAAAACTGGAAGGCACATTGATTATCCTGATGGGCATGACGCAACTGACCACCATTTGTCAGCAACTGATTGCTGGAGGCAAAGCGCCCACCACACCTGCGGCGGTGGTGATGTATGCCAGCCACCAGCAGCAGCAAGTGGCCAGTGGCACTCTGACCACTTTAGCGGATCAAGTTGCGGCGCAAGGATTATCAGCCCCGGCACTGATTGTTATTGGTGATGTGGTGCGCTTGCGCGACATACTGGCATTCACACCAGAAATGTTGTCGCTAAACTCAACCCCCTAG
- a CDS encoding acetate/propionate family kinase, with protein MSGKIMAINAGSSSLKFQLFSMLNEHTGQHHEQVLCQGLIERIGMDDAIFNLRVGDVRWRETLPIADCRQGAEHLLRALIEHNIIDSLDEIIGVGHRVAHGGETFADSVLITPQVLDKIEQLGTLAPLHNPVNALGIRVFQLALPHASAVAVFDTAFHQTLSQTSFLYPLPWRYYEELGIRRYGFHGTSHKYVSAVCAERMGQPLAALRIVSCHLGNGSSICAIGHGKSVNTSMGFTPQAGVMMGTRSGDIDPSILPFIQQTEGKSAVEINHLINNQSGLLGISGISHDYRDVEQAADNGNRRAALALELFAERIRAVIGSYIVQLGGIDALIFTGGIGENSRSARQQICRELTFLGIELDQEKNIRNQFFIQQDTAPVQIAIVNTNEELMIARDVLRVALNLPVQPALATQ; from the coding sequence ATGTCCGGTAAGATTATGGCGATTAACGCCGGCAGTTCTTCGTTGAAATTTCAGCTGTTTTCCATGTTAAATGAACATACCGGCCAACATCACGAGCAGGTGTTATGTCAGGGATTAATTGAACGCATTGGGATGGATGATGCGATATTTAACCTGCGAGTAGGTGATGTGCGATGGCGAGAAACCTTACCCATCGCGGATTGCCGTCAAGGCGCTGAACACCTGCTTAGGGCGCTGATTGAGCACAATATTATTGACTCATTAGACGAAATCATTGGCGTCGGTCATCGTGTTGCCCACGGCGGTGAAACCTTTGCCGATTCGGTACTGATTACCCCGCAAGTACTGGATAAAATTGAACAGCTTGGCACATTAGCGCCGCTGCATAACCCGGTGAATGCATTAGGTATTCGCGTGTTCCAGCTTGCCCTGCCCCATGCCAGTGCCGTGGCAGTATTTGATACTGCATTCCATCAAACATTGAGTCAGACCTCATTCCTATACCCGCTGCCGTGGCGCTATTACGAAGAATTGGGAATTCGTCGTTACGGCTTTCACGGCACCAGTCATAAATATGTTAGTGCGGTCTGTGCTGAGCGTATGGGCCAGCCATTGGCAGCGCTACGTATTGTCTCCTGCCATCTCGGCAATGGTTCCAGTATTTGCGCTATCGGCCACGGGAAGTCCGTCAATACCTCGATGGGATTTACCCCCCAGGCAGGGGTAATGATGGGCACCCGTAGCGGCGATATTGATCCATCCATTCTGCCTTTTATTCAGCAAACAGAAGGCAAAAGTGCGGTTGAAATTAACCATCTGATCAATAACCAATCTGGTTTGCTGGGTATCTCCGGTATTTCTCATGATTATCGTGATGTGGAACAAGCGGCCGATAACGGCAACCGCCGTGCAGCATTGGCTCTTGAACTGTTCGCTGAGCGGATCCGCGCCGTGATTGGCAGCTATATCGTGCAATTGGGGGGGATCGATGCGCTTATCTTTACCGGCGGCATTGGTGAAAACTCACGTAGCGCCCGCCAGCAGATATGCCGGGAGCTGACATTCCTGGGTATTGAACTGGATCAAGAAAAGAACATCAGAAATCAGTTTTTTATTCAGCAAGATACCGCTCCGGTACAAATTGCCATCGTCAATACTAATGAAGAATTAATGATAGCCCGTGATGTCCTGCGCGTGGCACTGAACCTGCCGGTACAACCGGCCCTCGCCACACAATGA
- a CDS encoding EutP/PduV family microcompartment system protein: protein MQRIMLIGPSQCGKTSLIQRLRGEALNYQKTQSIIWQDNAIDTPGEYLENRCLYSALLASACEADVVGLVQNADATQSWFAPMLAQVFNKPVIGIISKADTVSHTDQLDWAADCLTQAGAQHIFITSAQTGEGLTDLMTYLNPL, encoded by the coding sequence ATGCAACGCATCATGTTGATTGGCCCCAGTCAGTGTGGCAAAACCTCGCTGATTCAGCGCTTACGCGGTGAGGCGCTGAATTACCAGAAAACCCAGTCCATTATCTGGCAGGACAATGCCATAGATACGCCGGGTGAATATCTGGAAAACCGCTGTTTATACAGTGCGTTATTAGCCAGTGCTTGTGAAGCCGATGTGGTGGGGTTGGTACAAAATGCCGATGCCACACAGAGCTGGTTTGCGCCAATGCTGGCGCAGGTTTTCAACAAACCGGTGATTGGCATTATCAGCAAAGCCGATACCGTCAGCCACACCGACCAACTGGACTGGGCGGCGGATTGCCTGACCCAAGCGGGTGCACAACATATTTTTATCACCTCGGCGCAAACCGGCGAGGGGTTAACTGACCTTATGACTTATTTGAATCCCTTATGA
- the pduU gene encoding propanediol utilization microcompartment protein PduU, which yields MEANSTPERVIQEYVPGKQITLAHLIANPNKALYKKLGLNDVSSAIGILTITPSEASIIASDIATKSGAVEIGFIDRFTGAVVFTGDVSAVEYALKQVIHTLGDMMKFTACPMTRT from the coding sequence ATGGAAGCAAATAGCACCCCCGAGCGCGTGATCCAAGAATATGTTCCCGGTAAACAGATAACCCTGGCGCACCTGATAGCCAACCCTAACAAGGCGCTTTATAAAAAACTGGGACTAAACGATGTCAGTAGCGCCATTGGCATTTTGACCATTACCCCCAGTGAAGCCTCGATTATTGCCAGTGATATCGCCACCAAATCCGGCGCAGTCGAGATTGGTTTTATTGACCGATTTACTGGTGCGGTGGTGTTTACCGGCGATGTTTCCGCGGTGGAATACGCATTGAAACAGGTGATTCACACCTTGGGCGACATGATGAAATTCACTGCCTGCCCGATGACCCGGACCTGA
- a CDS encoding BMC domain-containing protein, translating to MSQAIGIVELSSIAKGMEVCDLMLKSANVDLLVSKTLCPGKYLLMVGGDIGAVTQSVQNGERHSGHLLVDSIVLPNLHPSVLPAISGLNSVENRQAAGVVETWSVVACITAADRAVKAANVTLVRIHMAFGIGGKCYQVLSGDIADVQTAVEVASQCAGEKGLLIYSSVIPRPHEALWRQLVQEA from the coding sequence ATGTCACAAGCCATTGGAATTGTTGAATTAAGCAGTATTGCCAAAGGGATGGAAGTCTGCGACCTGATGCTAAAAAGTGCCAACGTCGACCTGTTGGTCAGCAAAACCCTGTGCCCCGGCAAGTATTTGCTGATGGTGGGAGGTGATATCGGGGCGGTGACTCAGTCGGTACAAAATGGTGAACGGCACAGCGGTCACTTATTGGTCGACAGCATCGTTTTGCCCAATCTTCATCCATCAGTATTACCTGCCATCAGCGGCCTGAACTCGGTGGAAAACCGTCAGGCGGCAGGTGTGGTGGAGACCTGGAGTGTGGTGGCCTGCATTACCGCCGCCGACCGTGCGGTGAAAGCCGCCAATGTCACTCTGGTACGTATTCATATGGCTTTTGGTATCGGTGGCAAATGTTATCAGGTGCTTAGCGGTGACATTGCCGATGTGCAAACCGCCGTCGAGGTCGCCAGCCAATGTGCTGGTGAAAAGGGATTATTGATATACAGCTCAGTTATCCCACGGCCCCATGAGGCGCTGTGGCGTCAGTTAGTTCAGGAGGCATGA
- a CDS encoding 4Fe-4S dicluster domain-containing protein, with protein MSDMQMPEANVLHSPPAYGELPPCDAATIQQRVRDAGVVGAGGAGFPTAVKLQSQAEIFLVNAAECEPMLKVDQQLIPRQAARLVRGVLYGMKATGACEGIIALKAKYEEAIAALTPLLPPQIRLHILPDVYPAGDEVITIWLATGRRVPPAALPISIGVVVNNVQTLLNVARAVEQQWPVTRRTLTVNGAVARPLTLTVPLGTSLREVLALAGGATINNPAYINGGPMMGHALHDLDQPVTKTTGGLLVLPADHLLIARRARSDKDVLAIARTVCEQCRMCTELCPRHLIGHELPPHLLVRAIIYQQVATPDILLSALTCSECSLCESYACPVDISPMRINRLLKTQLRAQGARYQGELREADPMAKYRMVPTARLIARLDLTDWYQAAPFSEKPYQPQQVILPLRQHIGAAAEAIVAVGDRIEQGQLIGQIPHNALGAPLHASISGVITAISNSAITISRG; from the coding sequence ATGAGTGATATGCAGATGCCTGAAGCCAACGTGCTGCACTCGCCCCCCGCTTATGGCGAACTGCCGCCATGTGATGCAGCGACTATCCAACAGCGGGTGCGTGACGCCGGTGTGGTCGGAGCCGGTGGTGCCGGGTTCCCCACGGCGGTGAAGTTACAGTCACAGGCCGAGATTTTCCTGGTCAATGCCGCTGAGTGTGAACCGATGTTGAAAGTGGATCAGCAATTGATCCCACGTCAGGCGGCACGGCTGGTGCGCGGCGTGCTGTATGGCATGAAAGCCACCGGTGCATGCGAAGGCATCATTGCGCTGAAAGCTAAATATGAGGAGGCCATTGCAGCGCTGACACCGCTGCTGCCACCACAGATTCGGCTGCATATTTTACCCGATGTTTACCCCGCCGGAGATGAAGTGATTACCATCTGGCTGGCAACCGGCCGCCGGGTTCCACCTGCGGCGCTGCCGATCAGCATTGGGGTGGTGGTGAATAACGTGCAAACCCTGCTCAACGTAGCCCGCGCCGTTGAACAGCAGTGGCCGGTCACCCGCCGAACCCTCACAGTGAATGGTGCCGTAGCTCGGCCATTGACCTTGACGGTGCCACTGGGCACGTCACTGCGCGAAGTGTTGGCTTTGGCGGGTGGCGCGACCATTAATAATCCCGCTTATATTAATGGTGGCCCGATGATGGGCCATGCCCTGCATGATCTTGATCAGCCCGTCACCAAAACCACTGGCGGCCTGCTGGTACTGCCTGCTGATCATTTGCTGATTGCCCGCCGTGCCCGCAGTGATAAGGATGTGCTTGCCATCGCTCGCACCGTCTGCGAACAGTGCCGCATGTGTACCGAACTCTGCCCGCGCCACCTTATCGGCCATGAATTACCGCCGCACCTGTTGGTACGGGCGATTATCTACCAGCAAGTCGCCACGCCAGATATTTTGCTCAGCGCCCTGACCTGCTCGGAATGCAGTCTGTGTGAAAGCTATGCCTGCCCGGTGGATATCTCGCCGATGCGCATTAACCGCCTGCTGAAAACTCAGTTACGTGCGCAGGGTGCCCGCTATCAAGGGGAGCTGCGCGAAGCTGACCCGATGGCGAAATACCGCATGGTGCCAACAGCACGGCTGATCGCCCGCTTGGATTTAACCGACTGGTATCAGGCTGCCCCCTTTAGTGAGAAGCCCTATCAGCCTCAACAGGTGATATTACCATTACGCCAGCATATCGGTGCTGCCGCAGAGGCCATCGTCGCAGTGGGGGATCGGATAGAACAGGGCCAATTAATTGGGCAAATCCCGCATAACGCCTTGGGCGCACCGCTACACGCCAGTATCAGCGGTGTCATCACTGCTATCAGTAACAGCGCCATCACCATAAGCCGCGGCTGA
- a CDS encoding 1-propanol dehydrogenase PduQ: MKTFFLQTRIYSGEGSLKVLQRFHQRKIWIVCDGFLATSPLLDKLRQALPVDNQITLFSDITPDPNIATVVKGIEQMQALRPDIVIGFGGGSALDAAKAIVWFSRKQGLEIATCIAIPTTSGTGSEVTSACVISDPEKSIKYPIFDDEIYPDIAILDAALVASVPPAITANTGLDVLTHALEAYVSPRASDFTDALAEKAVQLVFRHLATACRKGDCLITRGKMHNASTLAGIAFSQAGLGINHAIAHQLGGQFHIAHGLANALLLVPVIRFNAADARARKRYARLAKLCHFSPPNGDDHSAVNQLVHQIEQLKRQCGLPQPLAAMKVNERQLQQHLPDMIAAALADITLRTNPRPASDQDIRGIIEALYE, translated from the coding sequence ATGAAAACTTTTTTCCTGCAAACACGCATTTATAGCGGGGAAGGCAGCCTCAAGGTGCTGCAACGCTTTCATCAGCGCAAAATTTGGATTGTTTGCGATGGCTTTTTAGCCACCTCTCCGCTGCTGGATAAACTGAGACAAGCCTTGCCAGTCGACAACCAGATTACCCTGTTCAGCGATATCACGCCGGATCCGAATATCGCCACCGTGGTGAAGGGGATTGAGCAGATGCAAGCGCTGCGCCCCGATATAGTGATCGGTTTTGGCGGTGGTTCGGCACTGGATGCCGCCAAAGCCATTGTCTGGTTTAGCCGTAAACAGGGGCTGGAGATAGCAACCTGTATCGCCATCCCGACCACCAGCGGGACTGGCTCTGAGGTCACCAGCGCTTGTGTGATAAGTGATCCAGAGAAAAGCATTAAATATCCAATCTTTGACGATGAAATTTATCCTGATATCGCCATTTTGGATGCCGCACTGGTGGCCAGCGTGCCGCCCGCTATCACCGCCAATACCGGATTGGATGTGTTGACTCATGCGCTGGAGGCCTATGTATCACCGCGCGCCAGTGATTTTACCGATGCACTGGCAGAAAAAGCGGTGCAACTGGTATTTCGCCATCTGGCAACCGCCTGCCGTAAAGGTGACTGCCTGATAACCCGCGGCAAAATGCACAATGCCTCGACGCTGGCTGGCATCGCATTCAGTCAGGCGGGGCTGGGGATTAATCATGCCATCGCCCACCAATTGGGGGGGCAATTCCACATTGCTCACGGCTTAGCGAATGCCCTGTTGCTGGTGCCGGTGATTCGCTTTAACGCCGCAGATGCGCGAGCGCGTAAGCGCTATGCAAGATTGGCGAAGCTGTGCCATTTCAGCCCACCCAATGGCGATGATCACAGTGCAGTCAATCAGCTGGTTCACCAAATTGAGCAGCTAAAACGCCAGTGCGGGTTACCTCAGCCGTTGGCGGCAATGAAAGTTAATGAGCGCCAATTGCAGCAACATCTCCCCGATATGATTGCAGCAGCCCTGGCCGACATCACATTGCGCACCAACCCGCGCCCAGCTAGCGACCAGGATATCCGTGGGATTATCGAGGCGCTTTATGAGTGA
- a CDS encoding aldehyde dehydrogenase family protein: MNTNDLESLIRTILTEQLTPVTAPASSAIFASVDEAINAAHSAFLRYQQSPMKTRSAIIHAIREQLKPQLVSLSERGASETGMGNKEDKFLKNKAALENTPGIEDLSTTALTGDGGMVLFEYSPFGVIGSVTPSTNPTETIINNSISMLAAGNAVYFSPHPGAKAVSLDLIAQIEEIIFNSCGIRNLVVTVKEPSFEATQQMMAHDKIALLAITGGPAIVAMGMKSGKKVIGAGAGNPPCLVDETAELVKAAQDIVAGASFDYNLPCIAEKSLIVVESVADRLLQQMQAFDALLISNPQEIDSLRKACLTPQGHANKNLVGKSPTELLKAAGITCPAKAPRLLLVEVAGDDPLVTTEQLMPLLPVVRVKDFDAALTLALHVEGGLHHTATMHSQNVSRLNLAARLLQTSIFVKNGPSYAGIGVGGEGFTTFTIATPTGEGTTSARTFARQRRCVLTNGFSIR; encoded by the coding sequence ATGAATACCAATGACCTTGAATCGCTCATTCGCACTATCCTCACCGAGCAACTGACGCCGGTCACGGCCCCTGCCTCCAGCGCCATTTTTGCCAGCGTGGATGAAGCCATTAATGCTGCTCACAGCGCGTTTTTGCGCTATCAGCAAAGCCCGATGAAAACCCGCAGCGCCATTATCCACGCTATCCGTGAGCAATTAAAGCCACAACTTGTCTCTCTGTCCGAGCGTGGTGCCAGTGAAACCGGCATGGGTAATAAAGAAGATAAATTCCTGAAAAACAAAGCTGCACTGGAAAACACACCGGGTATTGAAGACTTATCTACCACCGCCCTGACCGGTGATGGCGGCATGGTGTTATTCGAGTATTCACCCTTCGGCGTTATTGGTTCAGTCACCCCCAGCACTAACCCGACCGAAACCATTATTAATAACAGCATCAGTATGTTGGCAGCGGGTAATGCAGTCTATTTCAGCCCCCACCCTGGTGCTAAAGCGGTGTCACTGGATCTCATCGCCCAAATTGAAGAGATCATTTTCAACAGTTGCGGCATTCGCAATCTGGTGGTGACAGTAAAAGAACCGAGTTTCGAAGCCACCCAACAGATGATGGCACACGACAAAATTGCCTTACTCGCGATTACTGGTGGCCCGGCCATTGTGGCGATGGGCATGAAAAGCGGCAAGAAAGTGATTGGTGCCGGTGCGGGTAACCCACCTTGTCTGGTGGATGAAACCGCCGAGTTAGTCAAAGCGGCGCAGGATATCGTGGCGGGTGCTTCATTTGACTACAACCTGCCGTGCATTGCAGAGAAAAGCCTGATCGTGGTGGAAAGTGTTGCCGACCGTTTATTGCAACAGATGCAGGCCTTCGATGCATTACTGATAAGCAATCCGCAAGAGATTGACAGCTTACGCAAAGCCTGCCTGACGCCGCAGGGCCATGCCAATAAAAATCTGGTGGGTAAAAGCCCAACTGAATTGCTGAAAGCGGCTGGCATCACCTGCCCAGCTAAAGCCCCGCGCCTGTTATTGGTCGAAGTGGCTGGTGACGATCCACTGGTCACCACCGAACAATTGATGCCGCTGTTACCGGTGGTACGGGTAAAGGATTTTGATGCGGCCCTGACATTGGCATTGCACGTCGAGGGCGGCCTGCATCATACCGCAACCATGCACTCACAAAATGTCTCGCGCTTGAATCTGGCTGCACGTTTATTGCAAACCTCCATTTTTGTCAAAAATGGCCCGTCCTATGCTGGGATAGGGGTCGGCGGTGAAGGCTTTACCACCTTTACTATTGCCACCCCGACCGGGGAGGGTACCACTTCGGCGCGTACCTTTGCGCGTCAACGCCGCTGTGTACTGACTAATGGTTTCTCTATTCGCTGA
- a CDS encoding cob(I)yrinic acid a,c-diamide adenosyltransferase has translation MSIYTKTGDAGTTALFTGQRVKKSHPRVETYGTLDELNAALSLCARVAQGEENLQLLDAIQHQLFYFSAELASEGIETPPSGRKSISEQDIQALEQAVDRCMAQLPPVQGFILPGNTEAGSRLHFARTLARRCERRLIELAEQVPVRPVLLQYLNRLSDCLYALARDEDQRQTLQQTAHTVVARYLAATTEKPVATTQPTSAGLGFSDVHQLVKLAVEAAMTLQITVVVALADRHGNMIMTYRMPDTLLVSSELAPKKAWTAVALKTATHQLSAAIQPGADLFQLEASTGGKVVSFGGGYPLWRDGQLVGGFGISGGSVEQDMYIAEAAISALHLRNE, from the coding sequence ATGAGCATCTACACCAAAACCGGTGATGCGGGTACTACCGCCCTGTTCACCGGTCAACGCGTCAAAAAAAGTCATCCTCGGGTGGAAACCTACGGCACCTTGGATGAACTGAATGCGGCACTTAGCCTGTGCGCCCGCGTGGCACAAGGTGAAGAAAACCTTCAGTTACTCGATGCGATACAACATCAGCTGTTTTATTTCAGCGCCGAACTGGCCAGTGAGGGCATCGAAACCCCGCCCAGTGGGCGAAAAAGTATTAGCGAACAAGATATTCAGGCGCTGGAACAGGCGGTGGATCGCTGCATGGCGCAACTGCCACCGGTACAGGGTTTTATCCTGCCCGGTAACACCGAAGCCGGGAGCCGCTTACATTTTGCCCGCACCTTGGCGCGGCGCTGCGAGCGGCGGTTAATCGAACTGGCCGAGCAAGTGCCGGTGCGTCCGGTGTTATTGCAGTATCTCAACCGGCTATCGGACTGCTTGTATGCCCTGGCCCGCGATGAAGACCAACGCCAGACATTGCAACAAACAGCACACACCGTGGTGGCGCGCTATTTAGCCGCAACCACTGAGAAACCCGTTGCGACCACTCAGCCCACGAGCGCTGGACTTGGATTTTCTGATGTTCACCAACTGGTTAAGTTAGCGGTTGAAGCCGCCATGACATTACAAATTACCGTAGTTGTGGCACTGGCCGACCGCCACGGCAACATGATTATGACCTACCGTATGCCCGATACCTTGCTGGTAAGCAGCGAGCTGGCACCGAAAAAGGCCTGGACTGCTGTCGCCTTGAAAACCGCTACTCACCAACTCAGTGCAGCCATTCAACCGGGGGCCGATCTGTTCCAGCTAGAAGCCAGCACTGGCGGCAAAGTGGTGAGTTTTGGTGGGGGCTACCCACTGTGGCGTGACGGCCAATTGGTGGGCGGTTTTGGGATAAGCGGCGGTAGCGTCGAACAAGATATGTACATAGCAGAAGCGGCCATATCGGCTTTACATCTGAGGAATGAATAA
- a CDS encoding EutN/CcmL family microcompartment protein has product MQLARVVGSVVSTQKSPTLIGKKLLLVRRVAGDGSLPPDSNTPDEVAVDSVGAGQGELVLLSGGSSARRVFAEPNDAIDLAIVAIVDECSY; this is encoded by the coding sequence ATGCAACTGGCCCGAGTGGTAGGTTCGGTGGTTTCAACACAAAAGTCGCCGACACTGATCGGTAAGAAACTACTGTTGGTGCGCCGTGTCGCCGGTGATGGCTCACTGCCTCCGGACAGCAACACGCCGGATGAAGTAGCCGTTGACTCTGTTGGCGCAGGTCAAGGCGAACTGGTGCTGCTGTCCGGTGGTTCCAGTGCTCGGCGCGTTTTTGCCGAACCGAATGATGCCATCGACCTGGCGATTGTCGCCATCGTCGATGAATGCTCTTACTGA
- the pduM gene encoding microcompartment protein PduM — MNLTQAQTEQLVSQIVTRLAEREHRVHALLLPQLRAGLDTSVFLHHATLHLMLPDLAFIHQLAQFDTNCPAVVALNEAWSWGMKVHISLHRQLLPALPMTALRPLPLTFSDNQGLAVRLHTGKVLSYRDIATLDPGWLLIASSTLVTPLAQETLSARHIQLLRQE, encoded by the coding sequence ATGAATCTGACTCAGGCGCAAACCGAACAGCTGGTCAGCCAGATTGTCACGCGGTTGGCTGAGCGCGAACACCGGGTTCACGCCCTGCTATTGCCTCAACTACGCGCCGGGCTGGATACATCGGTATTCCTGCACCATGCCACGCTGCATTTAATGTTGCCGGATTTGGCGTTTATCCATCAGCTGGCGCAGTTCGATACCAACTGTCCAGCAGTGGTGGCCTTGAACGAGGCCTGGTCGTGGGGCATGAAAGTGCATATCAGCCTGCACCGCCAACTGCTCCCCGCCCTGCCCATGACGGCACTGCGCCCATTGCCACTAACTTTCAGTGACAACCAAGGTCTGGCGGTACGGCTACATACAGGCAAGGTATTGAGTTATCGCGATATTGCCACACTTGACCCCGGCTGGTTGCTGATTGCCAGCTCTACGTTGGTTACACCGCTGGCGCAGGAAACACTGTCAGCCCGTCACATTCAACTGTTAAGGCAGGAGTAA